A region from the Pseudomonas sp. KU26590 genome encodes:
- a CDS encoding glutathione S-transferase family protein has product MSELILHHYPMSLFAEKARLMLGFKGLSWRSVDIPPIMPKPDLMPLTGGYRKTPVLQVGADIYCDTALIARRLEQEKSSPTFYPEGQEFSAASLAAWADSVLFLHSVSLVFQPASMAARFAKVPPEAVKAFVADRATLFDGGSANRVPLEVAQHQWPTLMARLETQLERNGDFLLGAPSIADFSVAHTLWFLKQTPVTAPLVDAYPAVLSWYERVIAFGHGAPSELNSGEAVEIARAATPAALPDEVFTDPNGFTVGQQVTVSAVDYGVDAVAGELVFSGREEIILRREDDRAGTVHVHFPRFGFQIKAA; this is encoded by the coding sequence ATGTCTGAGTTGATTCTTCATCACTATCCAATGTCACTGTTCGCCGAAAAAGCCCGTCTGATGCTGGGCTTCAAAGGCCTGTCATGGCGCTCGGTCGACATTCCGCCGATCATGCCCAAGCCCGACCTCATGCCCCTCACCGGCGGCTATCGCAAAACACCTGTCCTGCAAGTGGGCGCCGACATCTACTGCGACACCGCGTTGATCGCCCGGCGTCTGGAGCAGGAAAAGTCCTCGCCGACCTTTTACCCGGAAGGTCAGGAGTTCTCCGCAGCGAGCCTGGCAGCGTGGGCGGATTCAGTGCTGTTTCTGCATTCCGTCAGTCTGGTGTTTCAACCGGCCTCCATGGCTGCGCGTTTCGCCAAGGTCCCGCCTGAGGCTGTGAAGGCATTCGTTGCCGACCGCGCCACGTTGTTCGATGGCGGCAGTGCCAATCGCGTTCCGCTGGAAGTGGCGCAGCATCAATGGCCAACACTGATGGCGCGGCTGGAAACCCAGCTTGAGCGCAATGGTGACTTCCTTCTCGGCGCGCCCTCGATTGCAGATTTCTCGGTGGCCCACACCTTATGGTTCCTGAAGCAAACGCCTGTCACTGCCCCGCTCGTGGATGCCTATCCGGCCGTGTTGAGCTGGTACGAGCGCGTCATTGCGTTCGGTCATGGTGCCCCGAGTGAACTGAATTCGGGCGAGGCCGTCGAAATCGCGCGTGCTGCTACGCCTGCAGCGCTGCCTGACGAGGTCTTCACTGACCCCAACGGTTTTACCGTCGGCCAGCAGGTCACCGTGTCTGCGGTTGATTACGGCGTTGACGCAGTGGCGGGAGAGTTGGTATTCAGCGGGCGCGAAGAGATCATCCTGCGCCGCGAAGACGACCGCGCGGGCACCGTGCATGTGCACTTCCCGCGCTTCGGTTTTCAAATCAAGGCCGCCTGA
- a CDS encoding GIY-YIG nuclease family protein — MPEVEIPIASIPEDPPVKSWFVYLVRAANGALYCGISTDPHRRFIKHQSGKGARFFSSSPAMALVYVEACRDKGDALRQERLIKKLRKSAKECLATSYIQPSDAAPSA; from the coding sequence ATGCCTGAAGTCGAAATCCCCATCGCATCCATACCGGAGGACCCGCCGGTCAAATCCTGGTTCGTGTATCTGGTGCGAGCCGCGAACGGCGCGTTGTACTGCGGCATCAGCACTGACCCCCACCGGCGCTTCATCAAGCATCAGAGCGGCAAAGGTGCGCGCTTCTTCAGTTCGAGCCCGGCGATGGCGCTGGTGTATGTGGAGGCCTGTCGCGACAAGGGCGACGCCTTGCGGCAGGAACGGTTGATCAAAAAGCTGCGTAAAAGCGCCAAGGAATGTCTGGCCACCAGCTACATCCAGCCGAGTGATGCCGCGCCATCAGCGTGA
- a CDS encoding glutaredoxin family protein, which produces MLARTLKKFMLIMLVVVVYQNWGKIENFVHPSSGLPAQVQANAKVTLYATDWCGYCKQTRRFLDSKGIPYTEFDIEKDPAARKAYEALGGRGIPLIDVNGTLIRGFSPDAILAALM; this is translated from the coding sequence ATGCTGGCCCGTACCCTGAAAAAATTCATGCTGATCATGCTGGTGGTCGTGGTTTACCAGAACTGGGGCAAGATCGAGAACTTCGTACATCCCTCCTCCGGTTTACCTGCACAGGTTCAGGCAAATGCCAAGGTCACGCTGTATGCCACCGACTGGTGCGGCTACTGCAAACAGACCCGACGCTTCCTCGACAGCAAGGGTATTCCCTACACCGAATTCGACATCGAGAAAGATCCGGCCGCACGCAAGGCATACGAAGCACTCGGCGGCAGGGGTATTCCTCTGATCGACGTGAATGGCACGCTGATCAGAGGTTTTTCACCCGATGCGATTCTTGCGGCGCTGATGTGA
- a CDS encoding nuclear transport factor 2 family protein: MSETFSSEHNSALITRFYEAFSRLDAEAMAACYSEDVVFSDPVFGELRGRDAGDMWRMLTSRARDFSVVFDHVRADATTGAAHWVATYLFSQTGRTVVNDIQARFVFRDGKICEHHDQFDLWRWSRQALGAKGLLLGWTPLVQNAIRAQGQKGLKAFQAGR, from the coding sequence ATGAGCGAGACCTTTTCCAGCGAGCACAACAGCGCGTTGATCACGCGCTTTTACGAGGCGTTCAGCCGTCTGGACGCCGAGGCGATGGCCGCGTGCTATAGCGAAGACGTGGTGTTTTCCGACCCGGTGTTTGGCGAGCTGCGCGGGCGCGATGCCGGCGACATGTGGCGCATGCTGACCTCCCGCGCCCGTGATTTCTCGGTCGTGTTCGATCACGTCCGTGCCGATGCCACGACTGGCGCTGCGCACTGGGTCGCGACTTACCTGTTCAGCCAGACCGGGCGCACGGTGGTCAACGACATCCAGGCGCGGTTCGTCTTTCGCGACGGCAAGATCTGCGAGCACCACGATCAGTTCGATCTGTGGCGCTGGTCGCGTCAGGCGCTAGGGGCCAAGGGCCTGTTGCTGGGTTGGACGCCGTTGGTGCAAAACGCCATCCGCGCTCAAGGGCAGAAGGGGCTAAAAGCCTTTCAAGCCGGCCGCTGA
- a CDS encoding HU family DNA-binding protein, with translation MALTKDQLIADIAEAIDAPKTTARNALDQLGQIVADQLENGSEITLPGIGKLKVTERPARTGRNPSTGAAIEIAAKKVVKFVPAKVLTDSVNK, from the coding sequence ATGGCTCTGACTAAAGACCAATTGATCGCCGATATCGCAGAAGCAATCGACGCGCCGAAAACCACCGCGCGCAACGCTCTCGACCAATTGGGTCAAATCGTCGCTGACCAACTGGAAAACGGTAGTGAAATCACTCTGCCAGGCATCGGCAAACTGAAAGTCACCGAGCGTCCAGCACGCACTGGCCGCAACCCTTCGACTGGCGCAGCCATCGAAATCGCCGCCAAGAAAGTGGTCAAGTTCGTACCCGCCAAAGTACTGACTGACTCGGTCAACAAGTAA
- a CDS encoding CynX/NimT family MFS transporter: MTTKAPTASSPRSNASTPHDIDELLIDAEADDEQVQQDHPVLKRPWFLLLGLVLVALNLRPALSSMAPLLSEVSRSLGLSAATAGLLTTLPVLCLGLFAPLAPMLARRFGSERVVLGILLTLACGIILRSSLGEFGLFAGSIMAGASIGIIGVLLPGIVKRDFAKQAGAMTGVYTMALCLGAAVAAGSTVPLSEALGNGDGSDWTLGLGFWIVPAILAAVFWWPQTRKRHGQHQVAYRVRGLRHDPLAWQVTLYMGLQSSLAYIVFGWLPSILMGRGLTATEAGLLLSGSIMVQLVSSLTAPWLATRGKDQRVAIVLVMLLTLAGLFGCLYAPLEQLWAWAIVLGLGQGGTFSLALTLIVLRSRDSHVAANLSSMAQGFGYTLASLGPFAVGVVHDWTGNWDSVGWIFGIIGVAAIIAGLGAGRALYVGVTSETV; this comes from the coding sequence ATGACGACCAAGGCGCCGACGGCGAGCAGTCCCCGTTCCAATGCTTCGACCCCCCACGACATCGACGAACTGCTGATTGATGCAGAAGCCGACGACGAGCAAGTGCAGCAGGATCACCCGGTGCTCAAACGCCCATGGTTCCTGTTGTTGGGCCTGGTGCTGGTGGCGCTGAATCTGCGTCCGGCGTTGTCGAGCATGGCGCCGTTGTTGAGCGAAGTGTCACGAAGTCTGGGACTTTCTGCGGCCACGGCCGGCTTGCTGACCACACTGCCGGTGTTGTGTCTGGGTCTGTTCGCGCCACTTGCGCCAATGCTTGCGCGGCGTTTCGGCAGTGAGCGCGTGGTGCTGGGCATTCTCCTGACGCTGGCGTGCGGCATCATTCTGCGCAGCTCATTGGGCGAGTTCGGTCTGTTCGCCGGCAGCATCATGGCCGGGGCCAGCATTGGCATCATCGGGGTATTGCTGCCGGGCATCGTCAAGCGCGACTTCGCCAAACAGGCCGGCGCCATGACGGGCGTTTACACCATGGCGCTGTGCCTGGGCGCTGCGGTTGCGGCGGGCTCTACCGTCCCGTTGAGCGAAGCGCTGGGTAATGGCGACGGCAGCGACTGGACCTTGGGCCTGGGCTTCTGGATCGTGCCGGCGATTCTCGCCGCAGTCTTCTGGTGGCCGCAGACGCGTAAGCGCCATGGCCAGCATCAGGTGGCCTACCGCGTTCGCGGTTTGCGCCACGATCCTCTGGCCTGGCAAGTCACCCTTTATATGGGCTTGCAATCGTCGCTGGCCTACATCGTGTTCGGCTGGCTGCCGTCGATCCTCATGGGTCGCGGCCTCACCGCCACCGAAGCGGGCCTGCTGCTGTCGGGGTCGATCATGGTGCAACTGGTTAGCTCGTTGACCGCGCCGTGGCTGGCCACACGCGGCAAGGATCAGCGGGTTGCGATCGTGCTGGTGATGCTGCTGACCCTGGCCGGTCTGTTCGGCTGTCTGTATGCGCCGCTTGAGCAATTGTGGGCCTGGGCCATCGTGCTTGGGCTGGGTCAGGGCGGGACGTTCAGCCTGGCACTGACGCTGATCGTGTTGCGCTCGCGCGACTCCCACGTCGCCGCCAACCTGTCGAGCATGGCCCAGGGCTTCGGCTACACCCTGGCGTCGCTCGGCCCATTTGCGGTAGGTGTCGTGCATGACTGGACCGGCAACTGGGATTCGGTGGGCTGGATCTTCGGCATCATCGGCGTCGCCGCGATCATCGCCGGCCTTGGCGCCGGGCGCGCGCTTTACGTTGGCGTCACCAGCGAGACAGTGTGA
- the rlmF gene encoding 23S rRNA (adenine(1618)-N(6))-methyltransferase RlmF, which yields MTNPLHTKPPRKLPGKKAKPAQQPKPSAPREKATLHPRNRHQGHYDFPRLIKSSPELGKFVILNPYGKESIDFANPAAVRVFNRALLKAFYGIAHWDIPADYLCPPIPGRADYLHFLADLLAEHNDGIIPRGGSVSALDIGTGANCIYPLIGQGEYGWSFLGSDIDKIALASATTIVKANGLSKNISFREQLNPKHILTHLLQPDERFDISVCNPPFHASAEQALSGSQRKWRALGKADPKRKLPVLNFGGQAAELWCEGGEARFVTQLISESAQVAAQVLWFSTLVSKASNLPLIQSTLKKAGAVESQTVEMGQGQKQSRFVAWTFQDKAQQADWRAKRWSSPV from the coding sequence ATGACAAATCCACTGCACACCAAACCTCCACGCAAGCTCCCAGGCAAGAAAGCCAAACCTGCTCAACAGCCCAAGCCCTCCGCCCCGCGTGAAAAAGCCACCCTGCACCCGCGCAACCGCCATCAGGGTCATTACGACTTTCCGCGCCTGATCAAAAGCAGCCCCGAACTGGGCAAGTTTGTGATCCTCAATCCCTACGGCAAAGAAAGCATCGACTTCGCCAACCCGGCCGCCGTGCGGGTGTTCAACCGCGCTTTGCTCAAGGCTTTCTACGGTATCGCCCACTGGGATATTCCGGCGGACTACCTCTGTCCGCCGATCCCGGGGCGCGCCGATTACCTGCACTTTCTGGCGGACCTGCTGGCGGAGCACAATGACGGCATCATCCCGCGCGGCGGTTCTGTCTCAGCGCTGGATATTGGCACCGGCGCCAACTGCATCTACCCGCTGATCGGTCAGGGCGAATACGGCTGGTCATTTCTGGGGTCGGACATCGACAAGATTGCCCTTGCCTCAGCGACCACCATCGTCAAAGCCAACGGTTTGAGCAAGAACATCAGCTTTCGAGAGCAGCTCAACCCTAAACACATCCTGACCCACTTGCTGCAGCCCGATGAACGCTTCGACATCAGCGTGTGTAACCCGCCCTTCCACGCCTCCGCTGAACAAGCGTTAAGCGGCAGCCAGCGCAAATGGAGGGCCTTGGGCAAGGCAGACCCCAAACGCAAGTTGCCGGTGCTGAATTTCGGCGGCCAGGCGGCGGAGCTGTGGTGTGAAGGTGGCGAGGCGCGCTTTGTGACGCAGTTGATCAGCGAAAGTGCTCAGGTGGCGGCGCAGGTGTTGTGGTTCAGCACGCTGGTGTCCAAGGCTTCGAACCTGCCCCTGATTCAGAGCACGCTGAAAAAAGCCGGGGCCGTTGAGAGCCAGACGGTGGAGATGGGCCAGGGTCAGAAACAGAGCCGCTTCGTCGCCTGGACCTTTCAGGACAAAGCGCAGCAAGCGGATTGGCGGGCCAAGCGGTGGAGTTCACCCGTCTAG
- the yejK gene encoding nucleoid-associated protein YejK, with translation MPIRHAIVHLIDKKPDGTPAVLHARDSELAESQAIENMLADLNESYNAKQGKAWGLFHAESGAHPFSGWLKEYLDQGKDFTQFSRIAVEHLQKLMEESNLSVGGHVLFAHYQQGMTEYLAIALLHHSEGVAVNEALDVTPSRHLDLGQLHLAARINISEWQNNKASKQYISFIKGKNGKKVSEYFRDFIGCQEGVDGPGETRTLLKAFSDFVESEDLPEDSAREKTKTLVDYASSQSKMGEPMGLEELSGLIDEDRPRAFYDHIRNKDYGLSPEIPADKRTLNQFRRFTGRAEGLSISFEAHLLGDKIEYDEEKGTLIIKGLPTQLTDQLKRR, from the coding sequence ATGCCGATCCGTCACGCCATCGTCCACCTGATCGACAAAAAACCCGACGGTACGCCCGCCGTGCTCCACGCCCGGGACTCGGAGCTCGCCGAGTCGCAGGCCATCGAGAACATGCTGGCGGACCTTAACGAGAGCTATAACGCCAAACAGGGCAAGGCCTGGGGCTTGTTCCATGCCGAGTCCGGCGCGCACCCGTTCAGTGGCTGGCTGAAGGAATACCTGGATCAGGGCAAGGATTTCACCCAGTTCAGCCGCATCGCGGTCGAGCACCTGCAGAAGCTGATGGAAGAGTCGAACCTGTCGGTCGGCGGCCACGTGCTGTTTGCTCACTACCAGCAGGGCATGACCGAATACCTGGCCATCGCGCTGCTGCACCACAGCGAAGGCGTGGCCGTGAACGAAGCCCTGGATGTGACGCCCTCTCGGCATCTGGACCTGGGCCAACTGCACCTGGCGGCTCGCATCAACATTTCCGAGTGGCAGAACAACAAGGCATCCAAGCAGTACATCTCGTTCATCAAGGGCAAGAACGGCAAGAAGGTCTCCGAGTACTTCCGCGACTTCATTGGCTGCCAGGAAGGCGTCGACGGCCCAGGCGAAACACGCACTTTGCTTAAGGCCTTCAGTGATTTCGTCGAGAGTGAAGATCTGCCCGAGGACTCCGCCCGCGAAAAGACCAAAACACTGGTCGATTACGCCAGCAGCCAGAGCAAGATGGGTGAGCCTATGGGGCTGGAAGAGCTGTCCGGCCTGATCGACGAAGACCGCCCCCGCGCCTTCTACGATCACATCCGCAACAAGGATTACGGCCTGTCGCCCGAGATTCCTGCCGATAAACGAACCCTCAATCAGTTCCGCCGCTTCACCGGCCGCGCCGAAGGTCTGTCGATCAGCTTTGAAGCACACCTGCTGGGCGACAAGATCGAGTACGACGAAGAGAAAGGCACGCTGATCATCAAGGGCCTGCCGACCCAACTGACTGATCAGTTGAAAAGGCGCTGA